A stretch of Ligilactobacillus faecis DNA encodes these proteins:
- a CDS encoding glycogen/starch/alpha-glucan phosphorylase: protein MKKITQEKFVHEFKKRLAEKYALDVKDAAPSELYQTLVSVVKSGYSDIWRNTWKDYVKNDEKQVYYFSIEFLPGRLLKSNLLNMGWYDIVEKGLKEMGLSLDKISEAEVDMALGNGGLGRLASCFMDSLASDGLPGNGNGIRYKYGLFKQKFVDGYQIELPNEWLTDGNNWAVARESKAVDVLMGGQVHLIDNGKYLEPIYEGADVIKAVPYDTGIVGYRNDHVNTMRLWDAQIPATEEVKYPTIEDRRRVEDLTSVLYPDDSNYEGRILRLKQEYFFTSAGIQSIVRHYKKYGKPLKKISDYVAIHINDTHPAMCVAEFMRILLDEKHLDWEVAWEQTVKTMSYTNHTIMAEALEKWPLEMLEKVQPRILQIIQEIDRRYALELAGKRDQDFIERTRIIKDGMVKMAHLAIIGSHSVNGVAKLHTELLEDDVLHDFYELYPERFNNKTNGIAVRRWLQVANPELSKVIDQTIGTKWRFDTKKLKELEKYADDKKVLKKIGQAKRSNKVKLADFIKQETGIVVSPDAIFDIQIKRLHAYKRQLLNLLGIVKLYLDLKDDPEQKMIPRVFIFGAKAAPSYHYAKSIIKCINEVANLINNDPTIKDKLKVVFLENYGVSLAEKIIPAADVSEQISTATKEASGTSNMKLMLNGALTVATLDGANIEIKDHVGDDNIFIFGLTKDDVLQYEKDHSYHSADYYNNDPVLQRVLNAFVDGTIPNIEVEGHEIFDSLLRVNDEFFVLRDFEAYIHTKEKVAQTYADQLAWQKKCLINIANAGYFSADDTVAKYAAEIWDIKADQPTEGTLDDVYPL, encoded by the coding sequence ATGAAAAAAATCACACAGGAAAAATTTGTACATGAATTCAAGAAGCGTTTGGCCGAAAAATATGCATTGGATGTTAAAGATGCAGCACCAAGCGAACTTTATCAGACCTTAGTTTCCGTTGTAAAATCGGGTTACTCTGATATTTGGCGTAATACATGGAAAGATTATGTTAAAAATGATGAAAAGCAAGTTTATTATTTTTCGATCGAATTTTTACCAGGGCGCCTTTTAAAGAGCAACTTACTCAATATGGGTTGGTATGATATCGTTGAAAAAGGTTTAAAAGAAATGGGGCTTTCGCTTGATAAGATCTCTGAGGCCGAAGTTGATATGGCTTTAGGTAACGGAGGTCTAGGACGCTTAGCTTCATGTTTCATGGATTCGTTAGCTTCTGATGGGTTACCAGGAAATGGGAATGGGATCCGTTACAAGTATGGACTTTTCAAACAAAAATTCGTCGATGGTTATCAGATCGAATTACCAAACGAATGGTTGACTGATGGCAATAATTGGGCTGTAGCTCGTGAAAGTAAAGCTGTCGATGTTTTGATGGGCGGACAAGTCCATCTGATCGATAACGGCAAATATCTTGAACCGATCTATGAGGGTGCTGATGTGATCAAGGCTGTACCGTATGATACGGGGATCGTTGGTTACCGTAACGATCATGTCAATACGATGCGTCTATGGGATGCTCAGATCCCAGCGACCGAAGAAGTCAAGTATCCGACGATCGAAGACCGTCGGCGCGTAGAAGATCTGACGTCAGTTCTTTACCCAGATGATTCAAATTATGAGGGCCGGATCTTACGGTTGAAACAAGAGTATTTCTTTACTTCAGCTGGGATCCAAAGTATCGTGCGCCACTATAAGAAGTATGGAAAACCTTTGAAAAAGATCAGCGATTATGTGGCGATCCATATTAATGATACGCATCCTGCGATGTGTGTAGCTGAATTTATGCGGATCTTACTTGATGAAAAACACCTCGATTGGGAGGTGGCTTGGGAGCAGACTGTTAAGACGATGAGCTATACGAATCATACGATCATGGCTGAAGCTCTTGAAAAATGGCCTTTGGAGATGCTTGAAAAAGTTCAACCTCGGATCTTACAGATCATTCAAGAGATCGATCGACGCTATGCTTTAGAATTAGCTGGTAAAAGAGACCAAGATTTCATTGAGCGGACGCGGATCATCAAAGATGGCATGGTCAAGATGGCGCATTTAGCGATCATTGGTTCTCATAGTGTCAATGGGGTCGCTAAGTTGCATACAGAGCTATTGGAAGATGATGTCTTACATGATTTTTATGAACTTTACCCAGAACGTTTTAATAATAAGACCAATGGGATCGCAGTTAGACGTTGGTTACAAGTAGCCAATCCAGAACTTTCAAAGGTGATCGATCAAACGATCGGGACTAAGTGGCGGTTCGATACTAAAAAGCTAAAAGAACTTGAAAAATATGCTGATGATAAGAAAGTTTTGAAAAAGATCGGGCAAGCTAAACGTAGCAATAAAGTTAAGCTAGCCGATTTTATCAAACAAGAGACAGGGATCGTCGTTTCACCTGATGCGATCTTTGATATTCAGATCAAGCGACTGCATGCTTATAAACGACAGTTGTTGAATCTATTAGGGATCGTCAAACTTTATCTTGACTTAAAAGATGATCCAGAACAAAAGATGATCCCAAGAGTCTTTATCTTTGGAGCTAAAGCTGCGCCAAGTTATCATTATGCTAAGTCGATCATCAAATGTATCAACGAAGTGGCCAATTTGATCAATAATGATCCAACGATCAAAGATAAGTTAAAAGTCGTCTTTCTTGAAAATTATGGAGTCTCTTTAGCTGAAAAGATCATTCCAGCAGCTGATGTGAGTGAACAGATCTCAACGGCGACTAAAGAAGCCTCTGGAACTTCAAATATGAAGTTGATGTTGAATGGGGCTTTGACAGTTGCCACTCTTGACGGGGCTAATATTGAGATCAAAGATCATGTCGGTGACGATAATATCTTTATCTTTGGTCTGACAAAAGATGATGTTTTACAATATGAAAAAGATCATAGTTATCATTCGGCCGATTATTATAACAATGATCCTGTCTTACAACGTGTTTTAAATGCGTTTGTTGATGGGACGATCCCAAATATTGAAGTTGAGGGGCACGAGATCTTTGATTCGCTTCTTCGGGTCAATGACGAATTTTTTGTCTTACGTGATTTTGAAGCTTATATCCACACAAAAGAAAAAGTCGCGCAAACGTATGCAGACCAATTAGCATGGCAAAAGAAATGTTTGATTAATATTGCAAATGCAGGTTATTTCTCGGCTGATGATACAGTTGCAAAATATGCGGCTGAAATTTGGGATATCAAAGCAGATCAGCCAACAGAAGGGACCTTAGATGATGTATATCCACTTTGA
- the glgA gene encoding glycogen synthase GlgA has translation MKILFTAAECAPFFKTGGLGDVAGALPKSLAKKGNEVRVVLPFFTQMPAKYQEKLTDIFNFYVSVGWRKEYCGVKALELDGVTYYFLDNKYYFDRPGLYGYYDDGERFAFFQQAVIELMERINYIPDILHVNDYHTAFIPFLLREKYGWIEAFNHIATVLTIHNLEFQGQYGREILPELFGMSTERYDDGTIKMGTAVNFMKAGIYYADKVNTVSPSYASEIQTPEYGCGLDAILRSVDYKLSGILNGIDYETYDPKKDPALPFKFDVKNLKGKAKNKAALQKKFGLPVRKDVPVIGVVSRLTYQKGFQLVVEEMANLMQFDVQFILLGTGYPNFEHDFNYFAGRYPDKCSVSISFDVDLAQQIYAGCDMFLMPSAFEPCGLSQLISMRYGTLPIVHQIGGLRDSVWAYNPIEQVGTGFGFEEFSSFWMMEEIKLALSVYHDNKNVWKKMIKTAMESDFSWDSASQNYLDLYTQILR, from the coding sequence GTGAAGATCTTATTTACCGCTGCTGAATGTGCACCCTTTTTTAAAACAGGTGGCTTAGGTGATGTGGCGGGGGCTTTGCCCAAAAGTTTAGCTAAAAAAGGTAACGAAGTTCGCGTCGTTTTACCTTTCTTTACGCAAATGCCAGCTAAATATCAAGAAAAGCTGACTGATATTTTTAATTTCTATGTTTCGGTCGGGTGGCGCAAAGAATATTGTGGCGTCAAAGCTTTGGAATTAGATGGCGTGACGTATTATTTTTTAGATAATAAGTATTATTTTGATCGGCCTGGGCTTTATGGATATTATGATGATGGCGAGCGTTTTGCCTTTTTCCAACAAGCTGTCATCGAATTGATGGAGCGGATCAATTACATTCCTGATATTTTACACGTTAACGATTACCATACGGCTTTTATTCCGTTTTTATTACGTGAAAAATATGGTTGGATCGAAGCTTTTAACCATATTGCCACTGTGTTGACGATCCATAATTTGGAATTTCAAGGGCAATATGGGCGCGAGATCTTACCTGAACTTTTTGGAATGTCAACTGAGCGCTATGACGATGGAACGATCAAAATGGGGACTGCCGTTAATTTTATGAAAGCTGGGATCTACTACGCTGATAAAGTCAACACTGTCAGTCCAAGTTATGCTAGTGAGATCCAAACGCCTGAGTATGGCTGTGGATTGGATGCGATCTTACGTTCAGTCGATTATAAATTATCGGGGATCTTAAACGGGATCGACTATGAGACTTATGATCCTAAAAAAGATCCAGCCTTGCCTTTTAAATTCGATGTTAAAAATTTAAAGGGCAAAGCTAAAAATAAAGCAGCACTTCAAAAGAAATTTGGCTTACCAGTCAGAAAAGATGTTCCGGTGATCGGGGTCGTCAGTCGTTTGACTTATCAAAAAGGTTTTCAATTAGTTGTTGAAGAAATGGCTAATTTGATGCAATTTGATGTCCAATTTATTTTACTAGGAACAGGTTATCCAAATTTCGAGCATGATTTTAACTACTTTGCTGGGCGCTATCCAGATAAATGTAGTGTCAGCATCAGTTTTGATGTCGATCTTGCCCAACAGATCTATGCTGGGTGTGACATGTTTTTGATGCCATCGGCTTTTGAACCATGTGGTCTTTCGCAATTGATCTCGATGCGTTATGGAACGTTACCGATCGTTCATCAGATCGGTGGGTTGCGGGATAGCGTCTGGGCTTATAACCCGATCGAACAAGTCGGAACTGGCTTTGGCTTTGAAGAATTTTCTTCATTTTGGATGATGGAAGAGATCAAATTAGCTTTGAGCGTCTACCATGACAACAAAAATGTCTGGAAGAAGATGATCAAGACTGCGATGGAATCTGATTTTAGTTGGGATAGTGCAAGTCAAAATTATCTTGATCTATATACGCAGATCTTAAGATAG
- the glgD gene encoding glucose-1-phosphate adenylyltransferase subunit GlgD has translation MKANKMCAILGNEHEYNGLLPLTANRPLSTLYFDCKYRVMDFALSSAVNANIRTVYMILNEGRVKSVFDHLGGGREWGLDSIGSYQYLGFYQDILRKKADGKPYFSDMIGFLKKSKSAYTVFFGNKMLCNIDLRSVLAVHEAHDNEITVVFKRVPKEKIASDDHILELSDENKVLSSEVYGEERSEQALYNLSMSIFLVKTDWLIDLLNKGQNAGAPASVQELLTREMTRVNTRAYEYTGYLSNIYDIKSYYDANMDMLDPENFNTLLFSSQRVITRTKNEVATHFYDSSEVNSSQFATGCIIKGKVDHSLISRRTIVEEDASIENSIVMSNAKIRHGATLKYAILDKNVEVEAGVTIMGTPEKPIVITKDSHVVADIYGGEK, from the coding sequence ATGAAGGCTAATAAGATGTGTGCGATTTTAGGAAATGAACATGAGTATAATGGTTTACTGCCTTTGACCGCCAATCGACCACTTTCGACTCTGTATTTTGATTGTAAGTATCGAGTAATGGATTTTGCGCTTTCAAGTGCAGTTAATGCTAATATCAGGACTGTTTATATGATCTTAAACGAAGGTCGGGTCAAATCGGTATTTGATCATTTAGGTGGTGGTCGTGAGTGGGGACTTGATAGTATCGGGAGTTACCAATATCTCGGTTTTTACCAAGATATTTTACGTAAAAAAGCTGATGGTAAACCATATTTTAGCGATATGATCGGCTTCTTGAAAAAGTCAAAATCAGCCTACACTGTCTTCTTTGGAAATAAGATGTTGTGTAATATCGATCTTCGTTCAGTTTTAGCTGTTCATGAAGCCCATGATAATGAGATCACTGTTGTTTTTAAACGTGTTCCAAAAGAAAAGATCGCATCTGACGACCATATTTTAGAACTAAGTGACGAAAATAAAGTTTTGAGTAGTGAAGTTTATGGAGAAGAGCGCAGTGAGCAGGCGTTGTATAACTTATCGATGAGCATCTTTTTAGTCAAGACAGATTGGCTGATCGATCTTTTGAATAAAGGCCAAAATGCTGGTGCGCCTGCAAGTGTGCAAGAGCTCTTGACTCGTGAGATGACGCGGGTCAATACACGGGCTTATGAGTATACAGGCTACTTGAGCAATATTTATGACATCAAGAGCTATTATGATGCCAATATGGATATGCTTGATCCAGAAAATTTCAATACACTTCTTTTTTCAAGTCAACGTGTGATCACGCGAACCAAAAATGAAGTGGCGACACACTTTTACGATTCGTCTGAAGTCAACTCAAGTCAGTTTGCGACTGGGTGTATCATCAAAGGAAAAGTTGATCATAGTTTGATCTCACGACGAACAATAGTCGAAGAAGATGCAAGTATCGAAAATTCGATCGTGATGAGTAATGCTAAGATCCGCCATGGAGCGACTTTAAAATATGCGATCTTAGATAAAAATGTTGAAGTTGAAGCCGGAGTGACGATCATGGGGACACCAGAAAAACCGATCGTGATCACTAAAGATAGTCATGTCGTGGCTGATATTTATGGGGGGGAGAAATAG
- a CDS encoding glucose-1-phosphate adenylyltransferase: MKNEMLAMILAGGKGTRLGKLTQNIAKPAVPFGGRYRIIDFTLSNCVNSGIKNIGVVTQYQPLILNNHIGNGASWGLDRLDSGVTILQPYSNNEGSKWFEGTSHAIYQNIDYIDSMDPEYLLVLSGDHIYKMDYEDMLAQHIKNHAALSVAVIDVPWDEASRFGIMNTDENDRIIEFEEKPAEPKSNHASMGIYIFTWSRLRDVLMNSFKKDVDMYDFGKNVIPFYIKSGDNVHAYHFSGYWKDVGTIESLWSTNMEFIDNEGDLDIRDKTWPIYSKNPIAPPQFITDSARVNNSMIVDGCFIAGDVEHSILAANVQVKEGSVIEDSVVMTGASIGKNVTIKRAIIGENAIIGDGAVIDGTEEIAVVGNSEVLGVTINEG, from the coding sequence ATGAAAAACGAAATGCTAGCGATGATCTTAGCCGGGGGAAAAGGGACACGGCTAGGTAAACTAACACAAAATATTGCTAAACCTGCAGTACCATTTGGGGGACGCTATCGGATCATTGATTTTACACTTAGTAATTGTGTCAATTCGGGGATCAAAAATATCGGTGTTGTGACGCAATACCAACCGTTGATCTTAAATAATCATATCGGAAATGGTGCTAGTTGGGGGTTAGATCGGCTCGATTCGGGGGTCACGATCTTACAACCATATTCAAATAATGAAGGTTCCAAGTGGTTTGAAGGAACTTCACATGCGATCTACCAAAATATCGACTATATCGATTCGATGGATCCAGAATATCTTTTAGTTTTATCTGGCGATCATATCTACAAGATGGATTATGAAGATATGTTAGCGCAACATATCAAAAATCATGCTGCCTTAAGCGTAGCCGTGATCGATGTTCCTTGGGATGAAGCAAGTCGGTTTGGGATCATGAATACCGATGAAAATGATCGGATCATCGAGTTTGAAGAAAAACCAGCTGAACCAAAAAGCAATCATGCTTCGATGGGGATCTATATCTTCACGTGGTCACGCTTGCGTGATGTTTTGATGAATAGTTTCAAAAAAGATGTCGATATGTATGACTTTGGTAAAAATGTGATCCCATTTTATATCAAGAGCGGCGATAATGTGCATGCCTACCATTTCTCGGGTTATTGGAAAGATGTAGGAACGATCGAATCTTTATGGAGTACGAATATGGAATTCATCGATAATGAAGGTGACCTTGATATTCGTGATAAGACTTGGCCGATCTATTCTAAAAATCCGATCGCCCCTCCACAATTTATCACTGATAGTGCCCGGGTCAATAATTCAATGATCGTAGATGGGTGCTTTATTGCAGGTGATGTTGAACATAGTATTTTAGCGGCTAACGTTCAAGTTAAAGAAGGCAGCGTGATCGAAGATAGCGTTGTGATGACAGGTGCTTCGATCGGTAAAAATGTGACGATCAAACGGGCGATCATTGGTGAAAATGCGATCATCGGTGATGGAGCGGTGATCGATGGGACAGAAGAGATCGCAGTTGTAGGTAATTCAGAAGTATTAGGGGTGACGATCAATGAAGGCTAA
- the glgB gene encoding 1,4-alpha-glucan branching protein GlgB, with product MPTGLNLPLEMETFAKGENFHAQNFLGVHPAKKAGYTFRVWAPKAQKIWLVGDFNDWEDDLPMTLGEHGIWTITAPTAKKGQMYKYKVKQYDGRIVYKIDPFAFRFEQRPNDASIIYEIPEYKWHDGLWRGRHKRLNYFERPMNIYEIHPGSWKEHADKTPYSLADLSRELIPYLKKMNYTHVEFMPLMEHPLDASWGYQLIGYFAVSSAYGTPEEFQQFVDECHKENIGVIVDWVPGHFCINDDTLPYYDGTPTFEYEDPDRARNIGWGSQNFDLGKPEVQSFLLSSAFFWIETFHLDGLRVDAVSNMIYLDYDEGPWKPNIYGGNRNLEGWHFLRKLNKEVKFAHPKTILIAEESSAGTKVTGMLEEDSLGFDYKWNMGWMNDVLNFYQMDPLFRGDHLDMLTFSWMYRLSENYILPLSHDEVVHGKKSLLHKMWGDRYKQFAQLRNLLTYQITHPGKKLLFMGGEFGQFIEWRYYEGLTWDNLDDEFNQKMQHFTAKLNEFYQQNRSLWELEDREESLEVIDANNRDQTILSFIRHGKRKKDFVIVIMNLTTLEQKDFEIGVPYPGTYREVWNTEMEEFGGTWTKHNPLSQTKEKIFKNYDQVIKITVPALGVLILKPEEINLRYKNHKYLKPTKETMPKTTETKRKPGKEGKDKKSKNK from the coding sequence ATGCCCACTGGTTTAAATCTACCCCTTGAAATGGAAACGTTTGCTAAAGGGGAAAACTTTCATGCCCAAAATTTTTTAGGAGTTCATCCAGCTAAAAAGGCAGGCTACACTTTTCGGGTCTGGGCACCAAAGGCACAGAAGATCTGGCTTGTAGGTGATTTTAATGATTGGGAAGATGATCTCCCGATGACTTTAGGTGAGCACGGTATCTGGACGATAACTGCTCCAACTGCTAAAAAAGGGCAAATGTATAAATATAAAGTCAAACAATATGATGGACGGATCGTCTATAAGATCGACCCGTTTGCCTTTCGTTTTGAACAGCGCCCAAATGACGCTTCGATCATCTATGAGATTCCTGAATATAAGTGGCACGATGGGCTTTGGCGTGGGAGACATAAACGTTTGAATTATTTTGAACGTCCAATGAACATTTATGAGATTCATCCTGGGTCATGGAAAGAACATGCTGATAAGACACCCTACAGTTTAGCTGACCTTAGTCGTGAACTGATCCCATATCTAAAGAAGATGAATTATACGCATGTTGAATTTATGCCATTGATGGAGCATCCGCTCGATGCTTCGTGGGGGTATCAGTTGATCGGTTATTTTGCTGTCAGTTCAGCTTATGGCACTCCCGAAGAATTTCAACAATTTGTTGATGAATGTCATAAAGAAAATATCGGAGTGATCGTTGATTGGGTCCCAGGACATTTTTGCATCAATGATGATACTTTGCCTTATTATGATGGGACTCCGACTTTTGAATATGAAGACCCTGACCGGGCGCGAAACATCGGTTGGGGATCGCAAAATTTTGATCTTGGTAAACCAGAAGTCCAATCATTCCTACTTTCAAGTGCCTTCTTTTGGATCGAGACTTTCCATTTAGATGGATTGCGAGTAGATGCTGTTTCCAATATGATCTACCTTGATTATGATGAGGGTCCATGGAAACCCAATATATATGGGGGCAATCGTAATCTTGAAGGGTGGCACTTCCTACGTAAATTAAATAAAGAAGTCAAGTTTGCCCATCCAAAAACGATCTTGATCGCTGAAGAAAGTTCGGCCGGAACAAAAGTCACTGGGATGTTGGAAGAAGATTCCCTTGGTTTTGACTATAAATGGAATATGGGTTGGATGAATGATGTCTTGAACTTCTACCAAATGGATCCTCTCTTTCGAGGAGACCATCTAGATATGTTGACATTTTCTTGGATGTATCGTCTTTCAGAAAACTACATTTTACCGCTCTCGCATGATGAAGTCGTGCACGGAAAAAAGAGTCTATTGCATAAGATGTGGGGCGACCGCTATAAACAATTTGCCCAGCTGAGAAATCTATTGACTTATCAGATCACCCACCCTGGTAAGAAATTGCTCTTTATGGGGGGCGAATTTGGACAATTTATTGAGTGGCGTTACTATGAAGGGTTGACTTGGGATAACTTAGACGATGAATTCAACCAAAAAATGCAACACTTTACAGCTAAATTAAATGAATTTTATCAACAGAATCGTTCTTTATGGGAATTAGAGGATCGTGAAGAGAGTCTCGAAGTGATCGATGCTAATAATCGTGATCAAACGATCTTGAGTTTTATTCGTCATGGCAAACGCAAAAAAGATTTTGTTATTGTGATCATGAATTTAACGACGCTTGAACAAAAAGATTTTGAGATCGGAGTCCCTTATCCTGGAACTTATCGCGAAGTTTGGAATACAGAGATGGAAGAATTCGGGGGAACTTGGACGAAACATAATCCACTTAGCCAAACAAAGGAAAAGATCTTTAAAAATTACGATCAAGTTATCAAAATAACAGTTCCAGCTTTAGGTGTTTTGATCTTAAAACCAGAAGAGATCAATCTACGCTATAAGAATCATAAGTACTTAAAACCAACTAAAGAAACTATGCCAAAAACGACAGAAACTAAGCGCAAACCTGGTAAGGAGGGAAAGGACAAAAAGTCCAAGAATAAATGA
- a CDS encoding IS4 family transposase encodes MNIAQLKKLFLTTLDSIDQEKEKYVVDPKRDFIRQRKLVFKDTLLYILSMGGGTILSELSQLTGGIPELTVSAFTQQRYKVKAEAFKKFFHLFSDRLSQNTQSQIRILAIDGSSIHIPTDPTDKSSYFPSPNGRKAYNLLHLNALFDLDKQIYTDVIVQKGMDNERNALNKMIARSKIPKALIIGDRGYESYNTLAHIQEKGWSFLIRVRNNNGVISGIALPDERQFDKHFTLKLTRKQTRETKELFRERNSYRFIPANVTFDFLSQKTKKADPTEFYSLEFRIVRFSVSEDKDVTVVTNLNQSSYPAWKLKKLYHLRWGIETAFRTLKHTLGLLNFHAKKIVGILQEIYAKLIVYNFTQMIIDHVSLQEKARSYQYKVNFTVAVRLCRSFIRGKSPPKRLESYISKNILPIRNGRHYKRSSSRRKASGFNYRIT; translated from the coding sequence ATGAATATAGCACAACTGAAAAAGTTATTTTTAACTACCCTTGACTCGATCGACCAAGAAAAAGAAAAATATGTTGTCGATCCCAAACGTGATTTTATACGTCAGAGAAAACTTGTTTTTAAAGACACGCTACTTTATATTCTATCAATGGGTGGCGGGACTATTCTAAGTGAATTATCACAACTAACAGGAGGTATACCGGAACTCACTGTTTCAGCTTTTACACAACAAAGATATAAAGTAAAAGCTGAGGCGTTTAAAAAATTCTTCCATCTGTTTTCCGATCGATTATCACAAAACACTCAAAGTCAAATCAGGATCCTAGCTATCGATGGCTCTAGTATTCATATCCCAACTGATCCAACTGATAAAAGCTCTTATTTTCCATCTCCAAATGGTCGCAAAGCTTATAATTTACTTCACCTTAACGCACTCTTTGACTTAGACAAACAAATTTATACAGATGTGATCGTCCAAAAAGGTATGGATAATGAGCGCAATGCCTTGAATAAAATGATCGCTCGTTCTAAAATCCCTAAGGCGCTCATTATTGGCGATAGAGGATATGAATCTTATAATACCTTAGCGCACATCCAAGAAAAAGGTTGGTCTTTCTTGATCAGAGTACGAAACAACAATGGCGTGATCAGTGGAATAGCACTTCCAGATGAACGCCAATTCGATAAACATTTCACACTAAAATTAACACGTAAACAAACTAGAGAAACTAAGGAATTATTTAGAGAACGTAATTCTTATAGATTTATACCGGCCAATGTGACCTTCGATTTTTTATCACAAAAAACCAAGAAAGCTGACCCAACTGAATTTTATTCACTTGAATTTAGAATAGTACGTTTTTCTGTATCCGAAGACAAGGATGTGACTGTAGTAACTAATCTAAATCAAAGTTCATATCCAGCTTGGAAACTAAAAAAGCTTTACCATTTACGTTGGGGGATAGAAACAGCATTCAGGACATTGAAACATACCTTGGGATTATTGAACTTTCACGCTAAAAAAATAGTGGGGATCCTTCAAGAGATCTACGCTAAACTTATAGTGTACAATTTCACCCAAATGATCATAGATCATGTATCACTCCAAGAAAAGGCTCGATCATATCAATATAAAGTTAATTTTACAGTCGCTGTGAGACTGTGTAGATCTTTTATTAGAGGAAAATCCCCACCAAAACGGTTAGAATCCTATATTTCTAAAAATATTCTTCCAATCAGGAATGGTCGGCATTATAAAAGATCATCCAGCAGAAGAAAAGCATCAGGATTCAACTACAGAATAACATAA
- the glmM gene encoding phosphoglucosamine mutase, whose protein sequence is MKYFGTDGVRGVANQTLTPELAFKLGRCGGYVLTQHAKKSDQAPRVLVARDTRISGQMLEQALIAGLLSVGIEVFSLGVITTPGVAYLVRLQDADAGVMISASHNPVQDNGIKFFGGDGYKLSDDQEAEIEALLEQPEDTLPRPAAEGLGTLNNYREGALKYTQFLEQTIPDDLSGLRIAVDGANGATSALVSRLFADLGAEFETMATTPDGLNINKDVGSTHPEALAKFVLDKKAQVGVAFDGDGDRCIAVDELGNIIDGDKIMYICGKYMSERGRLKKDTIVTTVMSNIGLYKAMERHELTSVKTKVGDRYVVEEMRKSGYNVGGEQSGHVVFLDFNTTGDGMLTALQLLNVIKQTGKPLSELAAEVTTYPQELINVRVTDKKAALDDPEIKAVIAAVEEKMGTEGRVLVRPSGTEDLLRVMAEAPTKELVHDYVMQIVTVVKDRMGVEE, encoded by the coding sequence ATGAAATACTTTGGAACAGATGGTGTCAGAGGCGTAGCTAACCAAACATTAACGCCAGAGTTAGCTTTTAAATTAGGACGTTGTGGTGGTTATGTGTTGACGCAACATGCTAAAAAGAGCGATCAAGCTCCACGAGTCTTGGTAGCACGAGATACTCGGATCTCAGGCCAGATGCTAGAACAAGCCTTGATCGCTGGTCTGCTATCTGTGGGGATCGAAGTTTTCTCTCTTGGTGTGATCACAACGCCAGGTGTGGCCTATCTTGTACGTTTGCAAGATGCAGATGCAGGGGTCATGATCTCAGCATCACACAATCCTGTGCAAGATAACGGGATCAAATTCTTTGGTGGTGATGGCTACAAACTATCAGATGACCAAGAAGCTGAGATCGAAGCTTTGCTCGAACAACCAGAAGATACGCTACCACGGCCAGCAGCTGAAGGTTTAGGGACTTTAAATAACTATCGTGAAGGTGCTTTGAAGTATACCCAATTTTTAGAACAAACGATCCCAGATGATCTTAGTGGATTACGGATCGCAGTCGATGGTGCAAATGGTGCGACGAGTGCCTTAGTGTCGCGCCTTTTTGCTGATCTAGGAGCTGAATTTGAAACGATGGCAACAACGCCAGACGGATTGAATATCAATAAAGATGTCGGTTCAACGCACCCAGAAGCTTTGGCTAAATTTGTTTTAGACAAAAAAGCACAAGTCGGAGTTGCTTTTGATGGTGACGGTGATCGTTGTATTGCAGTCGATGAGCTTGGAAATATTATTGATGGTGACAAGATCATGTATATTTGTGGCAAATACATGAGTGAACGAGGACGGTTGAAAAAAGATACGATCGTAACGACAGTCATGAGTAACATCGGACTTTATAAAGCGATGGAGCGGCATGAGCTAACATCTGTCAAAACAAAAGTCGGTGATCGCTATGTTGTTGAAGAAATGCGTAAAAGTGGCTATAATGTCGGAGGAGAACAGTCTGGACATGTAGTCTTCTTAGATTTCAATACGACAGGTGACGGGATGTTGACTGCTTTACAACTATTGAATGTGATCAAGCAGACTGGTAAACCACTCTCTGAATTAGCAGCTGAAGTGACGACTTATCCGCAAGAATTGATCAATGTTCGGGTCACTGATAAAAAAGCTGCTTTAGACGATCCTGAGATCAAAGCTGTGATCGCAGCTGTTGAAGAAAAAATGGGGACAGAAGGACGGGTCCTAGTTCGACCAAGTGGGACCGAAGATCTGTTACGGGTCATGGCTGAAGCACCAACTAAAGAATTAGTCCATGATTACGTCATGCAGATCGTAACTGTCGTAAAAGACCGTATGGGTGTAGAAGAATAG